The Kluyveromyces lactis strain NRRL Y-1140 chromosome B complete sequence genome contains a region encoding:
- the MRPL16 gene encoding mitochondrial 54S ribosomal protein uL16m (highly similar to uniprot|P38064 Saccharomyces cerevisiae YBL038W MRPL16 Mitochondrial ribosomal protein of the large subunit) — protein sequence MFSSVFKTGFRSLNPLESLQVTARRFTHEYAPRFKNQTKKQKGRVPVRTGGSTKGNSLQFGQFGLRLKSEGVRLTALQLKEADNAIMRYVRPLNNGQLWRRLCTNIAVCIKGNETRMGKGKGGFDHWMVRVPTGKVIFEMAGDNLHEKVAREAFRKAATKLPGLYEFISKDSLVRVGIKSVKDPKDDPKINYFEELKKKPTKEYITKLKSQQPEYRMFRAR from the coding sequence ATGTTTTCCAGCGTTTTCAAGACTGGATTTCGCTCACTAAATCCATTAGAAAGTCTGCAAGTAACCGCTAGGCGTTTTACACATGAATATGCTCCACGTTTCAAGAACCAGACTAAGAAGCAAAAGGGTCGTGTGCCAGTGCGTACCGGTGGCTCTACTAAGGGTAATTCGCTTCAATTTGGTCAATTTGGTTTAAGATTGAAGTCTGAAGGTGTGAGACTTACTGCGTTACAGTTGAAGGAAGCCGATAATGCTATTATGAGATACGTTAGACCTTTGAATAACGGTCAATTATGGCGTCGTTTGTGTACAAACATTGCTGTTTGTATCAAGGGTAATGAGACCAGAATGGGTAAAGGTAAGGGTGGATTTGACCATTGGATGGTCAGAGTACCCACCGGTAAAGTGATCTTTGAGATGGCAGGTGACAATCTACACGAGAAAGTAGCACGTGAGGCGTTTAGAAAGGCAGCAACCAAGCTTCCTGGCCTATACGAATTCATATCGAAAGATTCTCTGGTAAGAGTAGGTATCAAGAGTGTAAAAGATCCAAAGGACGATCCAAAGATCAATtactttgaagaactaaagaagaaacctACAAAGGAATATATTACAAAGTTGAAGTCCCAGCAACCGGAATATAGAATGTTCAGGGCTCGTTGA
- the ATG11 gene encoding autophagy protein ATG11 (similar to uniprot|Q12527 Saccharomyces cerevisiae YPR049C ATG11 Peripheral membrane protein required for delivery of aminopeptidase I (Lap4p) to the vacuole in the cytoplasm- to-vacuole targeting pathway also required for peroxisomal degradation (pexophagy)): MPPCKLICATSGVSHQLSNVYFPSFLDLKQFASDTFQIPLDDILLLLPYGMILKKAGWDSRKLQQEGLEEIYVFDRGIFNEEIEFSPKPRFQLFKPLPSPISDSLQLDKNVILRNLGWLKALQSDVEFFQDVIKETYQDVQRLLECGTVMLEYLKNYCYEVEVLYNGNVDFLNKLHEDGASNQWHSFYDNILGNIKVSNQLLSSFFNYSELTEIEDSIHRLDRELNAKLKELKKSIDECYQQRTQLISDLDDVKKNSVVSSDDMDNQMVERFKEMATEIELVSNQYKEEASKDASKEKFETFKSVHVPKLQTISQAMFNKASTNLDTKATVQQKLQQLYLSVAKSQMSVIMVKSVLTKDVKTNMKFLKNEELKLSQVLDLPMCYGLYLIELYREQLWTDRYSQLRQQHESSLQHLLDDEVRQRNSWYKDFQWITRFLDVDSLLPSSVYIPSISDHKQVTLSQIKDYINQLASLNLGEPTINLLKSKVSQAELTGLHLPTDYALSKDSELIIEGYKARIKKLEHLLLDAQFHQYDSWPAGILNKETAMVQMFRNSTVSTKLQQSSTFDLPSSKQQHESNKTFEEFQNLQKDISKYSELTKTLETELSTLKSQLSHMEVEKNAYRESMTNLNKELSTLLIERENFYSEMNSRSENFKKHLGSLFEQNEELVRESEESRRKSEDLNKMKEDLLVNMATQEVQAEQERASLQEEVESLKKDLNQLQISKSKTIDAEFINFNKQLEKTLYDVFQGSIFILASIGLLLSKDQDGNFQIVRVKGLRKDLDSSLADMNSSMAKSVIAQEIKSTFESIKDQIDYKPHENFITYIEKLFGNQLFETSVIRRFNDIESLAKKLRKENKNKKLLLQKSARDKITIYNFQPGDLALFLPINDQELLLNSSISSLNSSFSSIDLNSSTQSVMQRPNVVKSDIAASILNGSSASITENIPLSKANRNPALNANGRPDTFNVNTQDSAKKHVVWAIFTATNTDIKYVLRNSTSNYELLKDREWAMGRISALEKHVVGDDSKNPFKFPRNTVWYEVDAFFNLD, from the coding sequence ATGCCGCCATGCAAGTTGATATGTGCTACATCAGGAGTTTCACACCAATTATCTAATGTTTATTTCCCTAGTTTCTTAGATTTGAAACAGTTTGCAAGTGATACTTTCCAGATACCGCTCGATGACATACTTCTATTGTTACCTTATGgaatgatattgaagaaagcagGATGGGATTCCAGAAAGCTGCAACAAGAAGgattggaagaaatatacGTATTTGACCGTGGAATATTCAATGAGGAGATCGAGTTTTCCCCAAAGCCAAGGttccaacttttcaaacctttgCCATCGCCGATAAGCGATTCGTTACAGTTGGATAAAAATGTCATTCTACGGAATTTAGGGTGGTTGAAGGCTTTGCAATCAGACGTTGAATTTTTCCAGGACGTTATAAAAGAAACTTATCAAGACGTTCAACGGTTATTAGAGTGTGGTACTGTTATGCTTGagtatttgaaaaactACTGCTATGAAGTGGAGGTGCTGTATAATGGCAACGTTGATTTTCTTAACAAGCTTCACGAAGATGGTGCCTCAAATCAATGGCATTCCTTTTATGATAATATTCTCGGCAATATTAAAGTTTCTAATCAgttattatcatcatttttcaattataGCGAGCTAACAGAGATCGAGGATTCCATTCACCGTCTGGATCGTGAACTAAATGCGAAGTTAAAGGAGTTAAAGAAAAGTATTGATGAATGCTACCAGCAGAGAACACAGTTAATCTCAGATTTAGATGatgtgaaaaaaaattcagtTGTCAGTTCTGATGATATGGACAACCAAATGGTTGAACGATTTAAAGAAATGGCTACAGAGATTGAGCTTGTATCAAATCAATATAAAGAAGAGGCTTCTAAAGAtgcttcaaaagagaagtTTGAAACATTCAAAAGTGTACATGTCCCCAAATTACAAACAATTTCGCAAGCAATGTTCAATAAAGCTTCCACGAATTTAGATACAAAAGCTACTGTCCAGCAGAAGTTGCAACAGTTGTACCTTTCCGTTGCAAAATCGCAGATGAGCGTAATAATGGTGAAGTCGGTGTTAACTAAAGACGTTAAGACCAATATgaagtttttgaagaatgaagaACTGAAATTATCTCAAGTATTGGATTTGCCTATGTGTTATGGATTGTATTTGATTGAGTTATACAGAGAGCAGCTCTGGACAGACCGTTACTCTCAACTTCGACAACAACATGAATCTTCATTGCAGCATCTTTTGGATGACGAAGTACGACAAAGAAACTCTTGGTACAAAGATTTCCAATGGATAACTCGATTTCTAGATGTTGATAGTTTGCTACCATCATCAGTATACATTCCGTCCATAAGTGATCATAAACAGGTGACATTGTCTCAGATTAAAGATTATATTAATCAACTTGCTTCATTGAACTTAGGTGAACCTACAATTAATTTACTTAAGTCAAAAGTCTCGCAGGCGGAGCTGACAGGCTTGCATTTACCTACAGATTACGCGCTCTCGAAGGACTCGGAGCTTATCATTGAAGGATACAAGGCTCGTATCAAAAAGCTAGAACATTTATTACTTGATGCACAGTTCCATCAGTACGACTCATGGCCAGCTGGCATTCTGAATAAGGAAACTGCAATGGTCCAAATGTTCCGCAATAGTACCGTGAGCACAAAGTTACAGCAAAGTTCAACATTCGATCTCCCAAGTTCCAAACAACAACACGAATCAAATAAAACCTTCGAGGAATTTCAAAACCTGCAAAAGGATATAAGCAAATACTCTGAATTAACCAAGACCCTTGAAACTGAACTTTCAACACTTAAAAGTCAACTTTCCCATATGGAGGTCGAGAAAAATGCTTACAGAGAATCCATGACAAATTTAAACAAAGAATTATCAACGTTGTTGATTGAACGCGAAAACTTCTATTCTGAAATGAATTCTCGTTCGGAGAATTTCAAGAAGCATTTAGGATCCCTCTTTGAGCAAAATGAGGAACTTGTAAGGGAATCTGAAGAATCCCGACGGAAATCCGAGGATttaaacaaaatgaaagaagatctTCTTGTCAATATGGCAACCCAAGAAGTTCAAGCAGAACAGGAACGGGCTTCCttgcaagaagaagttgaaagtCTTAAAAAAGATCTTAACCAATTgcaaatatcaaaaagcAAAACAATTGATGCAGAGTTTATCAACTTTAATAagcaattggaaaaaaCTTTATATGATGTTTTCCAAGGTagtattttcattttggCGAGTATCGGGTTGTTACTTTCCAAAGATCAAGATggaaactttcaaattgttcgCGTCAAAGGTTTAAGAAAAGATCTGGATTCAAGTTTGGCTGATATGAATAGTTCCATGGCAAAAAGTGTAATTGcacaagaaataaagagTACTTTCGAATCTATAAAGGATCAGATTGACTACAAACCTCATGAAAATTTCATTACCTACATAGAAAAACTATTTGGTAACCAATTGTTCGAAACGTCAGTGATCCGCAGGTTCAATGATATCGAAAGTTTGGCGAAAAAGCTTAGGAAAGAGAACAAGAATAAAAAACTCCTTTTGCAGAAAAGTGCTAGAGACAAAATTACAATATATAACTTCCAACCGGGAGATCTTGCTCTTTTTTTACCAATCAACGATCAGGAATTGCTAttaaattcttcaatatcgtcgctaaattcttcattttcatccATTGATTTAAACTCATCTACACAGTCTGTTATGCAACGTCCAAATGTTGTCAAGTCTGATATTGCAGCTAGCATTCTTAACGGAAGCTCTGCTTCTATCACAGAAAATATTCCATTAAGTAAAGCGAACAGGAATCCTGCACTCAACGCTAATGGCAGACCGGATACATTCAATGTTAACACCCAAGATTCGGCCAAGAAGCATGTTGTATGGGCAATTTTCACTGCGACAAATACTGATATCAAATACGTTCTTAGAAACTCAACGTCTAATTACgaattattgaaagataGGGAATGGGCAATGGGTAGAATCTCGGCCTTGGAAAAGCATGTGGTTGGagatgattcaaagaacCCCTTTaagtttccaagaaatACCGTGTGGTATGAAGTTGACgcttttttcaatcttgaCTGA
- the RFC5 gene encoding replication factor C subunit 5 (highly similar to uniprot|P38251 Saccharomyces cerevisiae YBR087W RFC5 Subunit of heteropentameric Replication factor C (RF-C) which is a DNA binding protein and ATPase that acts as a clamp loader of the proliferating cell nuclear antigen (PCNA) processivity factor for DNA polymerases delta and epsilon) — protein MSLWVDKYRPKTLQSLSYNEELTNQLYSLTRQPQDLPHLLFYGPNGAGKKTRCMALLQEIFGSGVYKLKIDVRQFVTPSNRKLELNVVSSPYHLEITPSDIGNNDRVVIQELIKEVAQMEQVDFQDSKDGLAHRYKCVIINEADSLTRDAQAALRRTMEKYSGNIRLIMLCDSMSSIIAPIKSRCLLVRVPSPSLQETVSILQDCCSKEKITAEGNCLERIANLSKGNLRMSLLALESTSLQNELHLRNDTPLNRPDWQLVIHKMARKILKERTVNNLVECRSINYDLLAHCIPAKTIVHELTTQLLSDAQSDPLKLAIIDTACTFDHRLNLGNKAIYHLEGFIARTMCEIDKYT, from the coding sequence ATGTCTTTGTGGGTTGATAAGTATAGACCAAAGACTCTACAGTCATTAAGTTACAATGAAGAATTAACAAATCAATTGTACTCATTAACGAGACAACCTCAAGATCTTCCACATCTGTTGTTCTATGGACCCAATGGTGCTGGTAAGAAGACTAGATGTATGGCACTGTTGCAAGAAATATTTGGTTCTGGGGTTTACAAGCTGAAGATCGACGTTAGACAGTTCGTCACACCATCCAACCGTAAGCTGGAGTTGAATGTAGTCAGTAGTCCCTACCATTTAGAGATTACTCCGAGCGATATTGGTAACAACGATCGTGTTGTGATACAAGAATTGATTAAGGAAGTCGCTCAAATGGAACAAGTAGATTTCCAGGACTCCAAGGATGGTTTGGCACATCGTTACAAGTGCGTTATCATCAACGAGGCAGACTCGTTGACTAGAGATGCCCAGGCAGCATTAAGAAGAACTATGGAAAAATACTCTGGTAACATCAGGCTTATAATGCTATGTGATTCAATGTCCAGTATCATTGCTCCTATCAAGTCTCGTTGCTTGCTAGTTAGAGTACCATCACCAAGTTTGCAAGAAACTGTGTCTATCCTGCAGGAttgttgttccaaagaaaaaataactGCCGAGGGCAATTGTCTAGAGAGGATAGCGAATCTGTCAAAGGGGAACTTGAGAATGTCACTCTTAGCACTAGAATCTACCTCACTACAAAATGAATTGCATTTAAGAAACGATACACCTTTGAACAGACCTGATTGGCAATTGGTGATCCATAAAATGGCTAGgaaaatattaaaagaaagaactgTTAATAACCTTGTAGAATGCCGTTCCATAAATTATGATCTATTAGCCCATTGTATTCCTGCCAAAACCATAGTCCATGAATTAACGACGCAATTGCTTTCAGATGCCCAGTCAGATCCGTTGAAGTTGGCAATTATCGATACTGCATGCACTTTTGATCACCGTCTCAACCTTGGAAACAAAGCAATCTACCATTTAGAAGGGTTCATTGCAAGGACAATGTGTGAAATAGATAAATATACGTAA
- the MAK3 gene encoding peptide alpha-N-acetyltransferase MAK3 (highly similar to uniprot|Q75B80 Ashbya gossypii ADL308C ADL308Cp and similar to uniprot|Q03503 Saccharomyces cerevisiae YPR051W MAK3 Catalytic subunit of N-terminal acetyltransferase of the NatC type required for replication of dsRNA virus), producing MVEIRYTRFDISNDMEFSTIKKLIDEDLSEPYSIYVYRFFLNQWPNLTYLAWAEGSGKPIGCIVCKSDTHNGVRLRGYIGMLAVEKQYRGRGIAKKLITLAIDTMIDEKCDEIMLETECSNAAALHLYENMGFIRMKRLFRYYLNQGDAFKLILPITEKSCVRSTFLGMDSFPTDTIL from the coding sequence ATGGTCGAAATAAGGTACACACGATTCGATATCAGTAATGACATGGAGTTTTCCAccatcaagaaattgatcgATGAGGATCTCAGTGAGCCATATTCGATATACGTGTACAGATTTTTCCTAAACCAATGGCCGAACCTAACGTATTTGGCATGGGCAGAAGGATCGGGTAAGCCCATAGGATGTATAGTATGCAAGAGCGATACTCATAATGGAGTGCGGTTAAGAGGATACATTGGCATGTTAGCAGTGGAGAAACAATATAGAGGCCGTGGGATAGCGAAAAAACTAATTACCTTAGCTATAGATACTAtgattgatgaaaaatgtgACGAGATTATGTTGGAGACTGAATGCAGCAATGCAGCTGCTTTGCATTTATACGAGAATATGGGCTTCATCAGAATGAAGAGATTATTCCGGTATTATTTGAACCAGGGAGATGCGTTTAAACTCATTTTACCGATTACAGAGAAAAGTTGTGTGAGAAGCACATTCCTGGGGATGGATTCCTTTCCTACCGACACCATACTCTAA
- the TAH18 gene encoding NAPDH-dependent diflavin reductase (similar to uniprot|Q12181 Saccharomyces cerevisiae YPR048W TAH18 Protein with a potential role in DNA replication displays synthetic lethal genetic interaction with the pol3-13 allele of POL3 which encodes DNA polymerase delta) → MQNKKIVILYGSETGNAQDFAHILSHKLKRLHFSHTLIKIGDYHPKSVLQCKYLFIICSTTGQGELPRNARENCNGRAQGTLWQFLKKSTLPADLLDHVNVAMLGLGDSSYPRFNFGIRKLHERIVNQLGASEIFPRLEADELGLAGSNKDTGNGVESVYYEFEKRIIAYMLEKYPNRKHDGKMMPRVGLAEDVYLKPSNILEISTVNGSTNDQLPDSKIQFVGDETIRHGTVKKNNQITAKDHFQDVRQFVFETEDHEAYHPGDTVSLYPENSDNDVELFLEAQPHWKKVADELLTITDLENCDRFRDGGVVKPLTLRTLLKYHFDIVSIPRQSFFMKTWTFANAHEDRPTDQELLEQQRDKLRQFGYGQDLQDLYDYCNRPRRSVLEVIQDFEFLKLPWEFALDYLPMIKPRFYSISSAPSDPNVELTIAIVRYKTLLRKVRKGLCTNYLLTLTENDTVRYKLQNNHLLHEDIIGKPIIMTSPGVGLAPMKCLIESNLFKDQYLFFGNRMKDKDFLYEDTLSMWKKEGKINLFTCFSRDPINSPHAKYVQDQLWNQSSLIADLILKKSAIVYICGSSGKMPVQVRLTIVEILKKHGNFENAEEAEHYLKEMERTDRYMQETW, encoded by the coding sequence ATgcagaacaagaagattGTCATATTGTATGGTTCTGAGACAGGAAATGCGCAAGATTTTGCGCATATTCTTTCTCATAAGTTAAAGAGACTGCATTTCTCACATACATTGATTAAGATCGGTGATTACCATCCGAAAAGCGTTCTGCAGTGCAAGTACCTGTTTATCATCTGCTCTACGACTGGACAAGGAGAACTACCGCGTAACGCAAGAGAGAACTGTAATGGACGGGCTCAGGGGACTCTCTGGcagtttttgaagaaatctacACTTCCTGCGGATCTTTTAGATCATGTTAACGTTGCCATGCTTGGGTTGGGTGATTCCTCGTATCCAAGATTCAACTTTGGTATCAGAAAGCTTCATGAACGTATTGTCAATCAACTTGGCGCTAGTGAGATTTTTCCACGCTTAGAAGCTGATGAGTTGGGACTTGCTGGGAGTAATAAGGATACTGGAAATGGAGTTGAATCCGTCTACTatgaatttgagaaaagaatcatcGCCTACATGTTAGAGAAGTACCCCAACAGAAAGCACGATGGCAAAATGATGCCCAGAGTAGGCCTAGCCGAAGATGTTTACTTGAAACCGAGCAATATATTAGAAATATCCACTGTTAATGGATCGACAAATGATCAGCTACCTGATTCTAAGattcaatttgttggaGATGAGACAATAAGACATGGAACCGTTAAGAAAAACAACCAAATAACTGCTAAAGATCATTTTCAGGACGTTCGACAATTTGTGTTTGAAACCGAGGATCATGAAGCCTATCATCCAGGCGATACAGTTTCTTTATATCCCGAAAATTCAGACAATGACGTTGAATTATTCCTCGAAGCTCAACCTCATTGGAAGAAGGTCGCTGATGAACTTCTTACAATAACAGACCTGGAAAATTGTGATCGGTTCAGAGATGGTGGTGTTGTGAAACCACTTACTCTAAGAACCTTGttaaaatatcattttGATATCGTCAGTATACCTAGGCAGAGCTTCTTCATGAAAACTTGGACTTTTGCAAATGCTCACGAAGATAGACCAACCGATCAAGAGCTATTAGAACAACAGAGGGATAAACTAAGACAGTTCGGGTATGGACAAGACCTACAGGACTTGTATGATTATTGCAATAGACCAAGAAGATCAGTATTAGAGGTTATACAGGATTTTGAATTCTTAAAACTTCCATGGGAGTTCGCATTAGATTATCTACCCATGATAAAGCCCAGATTTTATTCCATCTCAAGTGCACCATCTGATCCTAATGTTGAACTAACTATTGCTATTGTTCGTTATAAGACTTTGTTAAGAAAGGTACGGAAAGGACTATGCACGAACTACCTACTTACATTAACCGAAAACGATACAGTTCGTTATAAACTTCAAAATAATCATTTACTTCATGAAGATATTATTGGCAAACCTATCATCATGACTTCTCCGGGGGTAGGTCTCGCACCAATGAAGTGCTTGATCGAGTCTAATTTATTCAAGGATCAGTACTTATTTTTTGGTAACAGAATGAAGGATAAGGACTTTTTATATGAAGATACGTTATCTAtgtggaagaaagaaggtAAAATTAATTTATTCACTTGTTTTTCGCGGGATCCCATAAATTCTCCTCATGCTAAGTATGTTCAAGATCAGTTGTGGAATCAATCTAGTCTAATAGCAGACctaattttgaaaaaatctgCCATAGTATATATTTGTGGATCCTCCGGTAAAATGCCAGTTCAGGTTAGGTTGACTATAGTTGAGATCCTGAAAAAACATGGAAACTTCGAAAACGCAGAAGAAGCCGAGCATTATCtaaaagaaatggaaagaacTGACAGGTATATGCAAGAGACATGGTAG
- the POL30 gene encoding proliferating cell nuclear antigen (highly similar to uniprot|P15873 Saccharomyces cerevisiae YBR088C POL30 Proliferating cell nuclear antigen (PCNA) functions as the sliding clamp for DNA polymerase delta may function as a docking site for other proteins required for mitotic and meiotic chromosomal DNA replication and for DNA repair) gives MLEAKFTEAGLFKRIIDSFRDCVQLINFNCSEKGIAAQAVDDSRVLLVSLSINVEAFEEFRADRNVVLGCDLTNLSKILRCGNNSDNLTLIAEDSPDSILILFEDTKRDRVSEYSLKLMEIETDFLEISDMKYESYITMPSADFAKTVRDLSQLSDSINILVTKDTIKFAAEGDIGSGSIVVKPFTDLDHPESSIKVTIEKPVDLRFGAKYLNDIIKGSSLSDTITIKLSEEAPALFQFDISSGNLQFYLAPKFDEEE, from the coding sequence ATGCTAGAAGCTAAATTCACAGAAGCTGGgttattcaaaagaattatcGATTCCTTTAGAGACTGTGTCCAATTGATTaacttcaattgttcaGAAAAGGGTATCGCTGCACAAGCCGTCGATGACTCTCGTGTCCTCCTTGTCTCTCTTTCCATCAATGTAGAAGCATTTGAAGAGTTTAGAGCGGACAGAAATGTCGTGCTAGGTTGCGATTTGACGAACTTGAGTAAGATTCTTCGTTGTGGTAACAATTCGGACAATCTAACGCTTATCGCTGAAGATTCTCCAGATTCTATTCTAATCTTATTCGAAGATACAAAAAGAGACCGTGTCAGTGAATACTCTTTAAAATTGATGGAAATCGAAACAGATTTCTTGGAGATCTCTGATATGAAATATGAATCCTATATTACAATGCCATCTGCTGATTTCGCGAAGACCGTACGTGACTTAAGTCAATTGAGTGATTCTATTAACATCTTAGTCACTAAGGATACCATCAAATTCGCCGCAGAAGGTGATATCGGAAGTGGGTCCATTGTTGTGAAACCTTTCACCGATTTGGATCATCCTGAAAGTTCAATTAAAGTTACCATAGAAAAACCAGTAGATTTAAGGTTCGGTGCTAAATATTTAAACGACATCATTAAGGGGTCCTCTCTATCAGATACAATCACTATAAAATTATCGGAAGAAGCGCCAGCCCTTTTCCAATTCGATATCTCAAGCGGTAATTTGCAATTCTATTTGGCTCCAAAGttcgatgaagaggaaTGA
- the MSF1 gene encoding phenylalanine--tRNA ligase (similar to uniprot|P08425 Saccharomyces cerevisiae YPR047W), with protein sequence MSNRTILSTLRPCLRLFSTSNVALQTLSVNGKTYPVSDKTNVTSSILNLTDRAVYLKPSHPVGILRSVIEDKLNDPHHSFEIYNDFKPAVTVHENFDSLGFPEDHPGRSKSDTYYLNDCHLLRTHTSAHELECFKNINGFVPGHVGKTDKPGFLISADVYRRDEIDRTHYPVFHQMEGGRVWKREPDNQHLLKIKEDLERLEKTLADDPVKLVVEDNVSLEGNPKQEYMTMEEVDLCSRHLKRSLELVVLEVFKRKLASMGNVKGEELKVRWIQAYFPWTAPSWEIEVFWQNNWLELCGCGLIREDVLLKAGYEQNQNIGWAFGLGLDRIAMLLFEIPDIRLFWTLDERFHSQFKEGTINKFKPYSKYPGTIRDVAFWLPTDKNFDIIHENDLMEIVRNVAGDLVECVKLIDSFTHPKTGRKSLCYRINYQSMDRNVTNEEVNELQDKVRDTLVKLYGVELR encoded by the coding sequence ATGTCGAATAGGACGATATTGTCAACTTTGAGACCATGTTTAAGGTTGTTTAGCACCTCCAATGTGGCATTACAGACACTTTCTGTGAATGGAAAGACGTACCCAGTATCAGATAAGACGAATGTAACTAGTTcgattttgaatttgactGATCGCGCTGTTTATTTGAAACCATCACACCCTGTTGGGATCTTAAGAAGTGTTATCGAGGACAAGCTGAACGACCCTCATCACTCATTCGAGATCTATAACGATTTCAAACCTGCGGTTACGGTACATGAgaattttgattctttggGATTCCCAGAAGATCACCCCGGTAGATCGAAATCTGATACCTATTACTTGAACGATTGTCATCTGTTAAGAACGCATACATCTGCCCATGAGTTGGAATGtttcaagaatatcaaTGGGTTTGTTCCTGGCCATGTGGGTAAGACTGATAAGCCTGGATTTTTAATCTCTGCCGATGTCTATAGAAGAGATGAGATTGACAGGACTCATTATCCGGTGTTCCATCAAATGGAAGGTGGTAGAGTTTGGAAAAGGGAACCGGATAACCAACATTTATTAAAGATTAAAGAAGATCTCGAGAGATTGGAGAAAACTTTGGCAGACGACCCAGTGAAACTTGTCGTGGAAGATAACGTTTCCTTGGAAGGTAATCCAAAGCAGGAATACATGACGATGGAAGAAGTCGATTTATGTTCTCGccatttgaaaagatctttgGAGCTTGTTGTATTGGAAGTCTTCAAGAGAAAGTTGGCAAGTATGGGTAACGTGAAGGGAGAAGAGTTGAAGGTTAGATGGATTCAAGCTTATTTCCCATGGACTGCACCATCATGGGAAATTGAAGTGTTCTGGCAAAACAATTGGCTTGAGCTCTGCGGTTGCGGTCTTATCCGTGAAGACGTTTTATTAAAAGCTGGATAtgaacaaaatcaaaacatCGGTTGGGCTTTTGGATTAGGCCTTGACCGCATTGCAATGCTATTATTCGAGATCCCTGATATCAGATTATTCTGGACCCTTGACGAAAGGTTCCATTCCCAATTCAAAGAGGGCAcaatcaacaaattcaaaccGTACTCTAAATATCCAGGTACCATCAGGGACGTGGCCTTCTGGCTTCCAACAGATAAGAACTTTGACATTATCCATGAGAATGATCTAATGGAAATCGTTAGAAACGTAGCAGGAGATTTGGTTGAATGTGTCAAATTAATTGATTCATTCACACACCCCAAAACCGGTAGAAAGTCATTATGTTACCGTATTAACTATCAATCAATGGACAGAAACGTCACCAACGAGGAAGTCAATGAGCTGCAGGATAAAGTTCGTGATACCCTGGTGAAACTATACGGCGTTGAACTGAGATAA